The proteins below are encoded in one region of Amorphus orientalis:
- a CDS encoding mitochondrial fission ELM1 family protein yields the protein MTQPPETLVVVPSGKVGHEVQCLGVAEALGASAEIARIKLRRPWSWLAPHGPPQPDQRPLVHTNADLVLASGRQAIPLARAIARRKGPRPLVVAIQAPRADVGAFDLVWANSHDRLTGPNVIQTVTSPNRLTEARLAEAAAALRARLPDLSDPWTGVLVGGASGSYRFGLDDARSLGEALAAFSRRHGASLLITPSRRTGAENVAAIAAALSDTPHWIWQGDGENPLLGIYGAAEAFVVTCDSVNMLGEAAFTGKPVLAWPMPGGRRKFDRFHAALVSHGAMHWFDGSLPKASYAPMDATREIATAIRQKLAAPTA from the coding sequence ATGACGCAGCCCCCCGAAACACTGGTGGTCGTTCCGTCCGGCAAGGTCGGACACGAGGTGCAGTGCCTCGGCGTGGCCGAGGCCCTCGGCGCGTCTGCGGAGATCGCGCGGATCAAGCTGCGCCGTCCCTGGTCGTGGCTCGCCCCGCACGGCCCGCCGCAACCGGACCAGCGGCCCCTTGTGCATACCAACGCCGACCTCGTCCTCGCCTCCGGGCGCCAGGCGATCCCGCTCGCCCGCGCCATCGCCCGCCGCAAGGGACCCCGCCCGCTGGTGGTGGCGATCCAGGCGCCGCGGGCCGATGTCGGCGCGTTCGATCTCGTCTGGGCCAACAGCCACGACCGGCTCACCGGGCCGAACGTCATCCAGACCGTCACCAGTCCCAACCGCCTCACGGAGGCGCGGCTGGCGGAAGCGGCCGCCGCCCTGCGCGCGCGCCTGCCGGACCTGTCCGACCCCTGGACCGGCGTTCTCGTCGGCGGCGCCAGCGGCAGCTACCGGTTCGGTCTCGACGATGCCCGCTCCCTGGGTGAAGCGCTCGCCGCGTTTTCCCGGCGCCATGGGGCGAGCCTGCTGATCACGCCGTCGCGGCGCACCGGTGCGGAGAACGTCGCCGCGATCGCCGCGGCCCTGTCGGACACGCCCCACTGGATCTGGCAGGGCGACGGCGAGAACCCGCTTCTCGGCATCTACGGAGCCGCCGAGGCTTTCGTCGTCACCTGCGATTCCGTCAACATGCTCGGCGAGGCCGCCTTCACCGGCAAGCCGGTCCTTGCCTGGCCGATGCCGGGAGGCCGACGAAAATTTGATCGCTTTCACGCCGCATTGGTTTCCCATGGTGCAATGCACTGGTTCGATGGCAGCCTGCCGAAAGCCAGCTATGCGCCTATGGACGCCACTCGTGAGATCGCGACGGCGATCCGACAGAAACTCGCCGCACCGACCGCGTGA
- a CDS encoding Lrp/AsnC family transcriptional regulator, with the protein MTLRLDGVDWKILKELQSDGRITNVELARRVGITAPPCLRRVRALEESGAIRAYRALLDEQKLGFDISAFAMISLARQSEADLRAFEESVSRWEIVRHAWIMAGDIDFMLECVAETVTVFHDFVLKELVAADNVDTVRTALTIRKVKDAPRVPIPGS; encoded by the coding sequence ATGACCCTGCGACTGGATGGCGTCGACTGGAAAATCCTCAAGGAGCTCCAGTCCGATGGGCGAATTACCAATGTCGAACTGGCCCGCCGCGTCGGGATCACCGCACCGCCCTGTCTGAGGCGGGTGCGCGCGCTGGAGGAAAGCGGCGCGATCCGGGCCTATCGGGCGTTGCTCGACGAGCAGAAGCTGGGGTTCGACATCTCCGCCTTCGCCATGATCAGCCTCGCCCGGCAGAGCGAGGCGGACCTGCGCGCGTTCGAGGAAAGCGTCTCCCGCTGGGAGATCGTCCGTCATGCCTGGATCATGGCCGGCGACATCGATTTCATGCTCGAATGCGTCGCGGAGACTGTCACCGTCTTTCACGATTTCGTCCTGAAGGAACTCGTCGCCGCCGACAACGTCGATACGGTCCGCACCGCGCTCACCATCCGCAAGGTCAAGGACGCGCCGCGCGTTCCGATACCCGGATCCTGA